A single region of the Anabaena sphaerica FACHB-251 genome encodes:
- a CDS encoding transposase, with translation MNFVGSLEYKAQLYGSKLVIVDRFYPSGKTCSSCGEKKISLSLSQRVFKCEYCGFKCDRDLNAAVNLSKEAVNLTVLACGLVKQRGLGGLSHVDTRRVASRRVRLLNPEGGSADTSRMKQEEKAGNC, from the coding sequence ATGAATTTCGTAGGCAGTTTAGAGTACAAGGCTCAACTTTATGGTAGTAAGTTAGTAATTGTGGATAGGTTTTATCCCAGTGGTAAAACTTGCTCTAGCTGTGGTGAGAAAAAAATATCTTTGTCACTGTCTCAAAGAGTATTTAAATGTGAATACTGTGGGTTTAAGTGTGACAGAGATTTGAACGCTGCCGTTAATTTAAGCAAAGAAGCGGTCAATTTGACCGTGTTAGCCTGTGGACTGGTGAAGCAGCGCGGTCTTGGGGGTTTATCCCATGTAGACACCCGAAGGGTGGCTTCCCGCAGGGTGCGACTGCTGAATCCCGAAGGGGGTAGTGCCGACACTTCCAGGATGAAACAGGAAGAAAAAGCAGGCAATTGTTAG
- a CDS encoding FitA-like ribbon-helix-helix domain-containing protein — protein sequence MNNITISNVDNHIKYLLQEQSKKHGCSLKEEAKKNLRLALTQNNAHS from the coding sequence ATGAATAATATCACCATCTCTAACGTTGATAATCACATCAAATATCTTCTGCAAGAACAATCAAAGAAACACGGATGTTCTCTTAAAGAAGAAGCTAAAAAAAATCTTCGTCTGGCTTTAACACAAAATAATGCTCATTCTTGA
- a CDS encoding photosystem II manganese-stabilizing polypeptide → MRYRALIVAFLALCLGLITACSDAPSSSGKDLLTYEQIRGTGLANKCPQLAETSRGSIALNGSQSYTIKELCLEPTNYFVKEEPANKRQEAEFVAGRLLTRYTSTIDQVQGDLKINPDNSLTFVEKDGLDFQAITVKLPGGELVPFLFTIKNLVAQTQPNLTSINTSTDFEGTFKVPSYRGASFLDPKGRGVVTGYDNAVALPAQADDDDLTRANVKRAEILNGKISLQVAKVDNATGEIAGTFESEQPSDTDLGAGEPKEVKIRGLFYGRVEANRG, encoded by the coding sequence ATGAGGTATCGCGCTTTAATAGTTGCATTCTTAGCTTTATGCTTGGGGCTAATAACCGCTTGTAGTGATGCTCCCTCATCGAGCGGCAAAGACTTGCTGACTTACGAACAAATTCGAGGCACTGGCTTGGCTAACAAATGCCCTCAGCTGGCAGAAACAAGTCGTGGTTCCATTGCTCTCAATGGCAGCCAGTCCTACACCATCAAAGAACTTTGCTTAGAACCTACCAATTACTTTGTCAAAGAAGAACCTGCTAACAAACGGCAAGAAGCTGAATTTGTAGCTGGTAGATTGTTGACTAGGTATACGTCTACCATTGACCAAGTACAAGGCGACCTAAAAATCAACCCAGATAATAGTCTGACCTTTGTAGAAAAAGATGGTCTTGATTTCCAAGCTATCACGGTCAAACTTCCTGGTGGTGAACTGGTACCTTTCTTGTTTACTATCAAAAACTTGGTTGCACAAACACAGCCTAATTTGACCAGCATCAACACTTCAACTGACTTTGAAGGTACTTTTAAGGTTCCTTCCTATCGGGGTGCTTCTTTCCTAGATCCCAAAGGTCGTGGTGTCGTGACTGGCTATGATAATGCTGTAGCCTTGCCTGCCCAAGCTGACGATGATGATTTAACCCGCGCTAATGTGAAACGTGCAGAAATCCTCAATGGCAAGATTTCTTTACAAGTAGCTAAAGTAGACAATGCTACTGGCGAAATAGCTGGTACTTTCGAGAGTGAACAGCCCTCTGATACAGATTTAGGTGCTGGCGAACCAAAAGAAGTCAAAATTCGGGGTTTATTTTACGGTCGCGTTGAAGCAAATCGCGGCTAA
- the ftsZ gene encoding cell division protein FtsZ has product MTLDNNQELTYKNSQSVGQPGLSLAVGSNNPFGSSGLNFGQSNDSKKITENSRIGEIVPGRVANIKVIGVGGGGGNAVNRMIESDVSGVEFWSINTDAQALTLAGAPSRLQIGQKLTRGLGAGGNPAIGQKAAEESRDEIATALEGADLVFITAGMGGGTGTGAAPIVAEVAKEMGALTVGVVTRPFVFEGRRRTSQAEQGIEGLKSRVDTLIIIPNNKLLEVIPEQTPVQEAFRYADDVLRQGVQGISDIITIPGLVNVDFADVRAVMADAGSALMGIGVSSGKSRAREAAIAAISSPLLECSIEGARGVVFNITGGSDLTLHEVNAAAETIYEVVDPNANIIFGAVIDDRLQGEVRITVIATGFTGEIQTAPQQTVANVRPVTPTNTRKPGVQPTVNQPTPTPEPKEKPSLDIPDFLQRRRTPPKN; this is encoded by the coding sequence ATGACACTTGATAATAACCAAGAGCTTACCTATAAAAATTCCCAATCTGTGGGACAACCAGGGTTATCTTTGGCAGTTGGCTCAAATAATCCCTTCGGTAGTTCCGGGCTAAATTTCGGACAAAGTAACGATAGTAAAAAGATCACGGAAAATAGCCGGATTGGTGAAATTGTCCCCGGCCGAGTCGCCAATATTAAAGTGATTGGTGTCGGTGGTGGCGGAGGCAATGCTGTTAACCGCATGATTGAGTCTGATGTCTCTGGGGTAGAATTTTGGTCAATTAACACCGATGCCCAAGCTCTTACCCTAGCCGGCGCTCCTAGTCGGTTGCAGATTGGACAGAAGCTGACCAGGGGTTTAGGTGCAGGAGGTAATCCTGCCATTGGTCAAAAAGCAGCCGAGGAATCTCGTGATGAGATTGCTACGGCTTTAGAAGGTGCAGACCTTGTATTTATTACTGCTGGCATGGGGGGTGGAACGGGTACAGGTGCAGCCCCCATTGTGGCAGAAGTAGCGAAAGAAATGGGCGCTCTGACTGTGGGTGTAGTTACCCGGCCATTTGTGTTTGAGGGACGGCGACGCACTAGCCAAGCCGAGCAAGGTATTGAAGGTTTAAAAAGTCGGGTTGATACCTTGATCATTATCCCCAATAATAAGCTGTTGGAGGTAATTCCCGAACAAACACCTGTACAAGAAGCCTTTCGCTATGCCGATGATGTGTTGCGTCAAGGGGTACAAGGAATTTCTGATATTATTACGATTCCTGGGTTGGTCAATGTTGACTTTGCCGATGTGCGAGCAGTAATGGCAGATGCGGGATCAGCATTGATGGGAATTGGTGTGAGTTCTGGCAAATCTAGAGCTAGAGAAGCAGCGATCGCCGCGATTTCTTCACCATTATTAGAATGTTCTATTGAAGGTGCTAGAGGAGTTGTCTTTAATATTACTGGTGGTAGCGACCTCACCCTCCATGAAGTGAATGCTGCGGCGGAAACAATTTATGAAGTGGTTGATCCCAATGCCAATATTATTTTCGGAGCAGTAATTGATGACAGACTGCAAGGAGAAGTCAGAATTACCGTTATTGCTACTGGGTTTACAGGAGAGATCCAAACTGCACCACAACAAACTGTGGCTAACGTTAGACCTGTAACTCCCACAAATACCAGGAAACCAGGGGTACAACCAACTGTTAATCAACCAACCCCAACTCCCGAACCCAAGGAAAAACCATCATTAGATATTCCTGATTTCCTCCAACGACGACGCACACCACCCAAAAATTAA
- a CDS encoding helicase HerA domain-containing protein translates to MFPLIFQIPQLPDLKSQKYTSQYGQGVRQKVLSSQKDFLLLLSDIGKVYNLTFSIRYRYTPGLPFDKRLGIYLVVSQSQPISPDIETQIGEDIKKIVTDGFLNQFYKIQQQTEVPQIQNLNWVDCIGEAIKHEEIISTRPKDSLASLNTKGLPNYYVPLQLEADEANDMLVVCQVISRFNSPLMLEITFQPDTTTLQEKSNWINALDQMLSQLRQASSGSSLSSAKEGDRNAQLVSRLYEKYQSSYLTESLFRYSFKVLGKNELAVRSVLGTLLLSGTKKSRYRTVILTPNHPTFATSLTATQLGKLSTATHWEEWDKGLGEAEFGGDSITGKGSVRVLDLKPLHRYATLNEISGLFRIVVPSDAPVAGISQENDITSLDKDKQWIDFGGYEINRGEENKIQIELKQLNKHAFICGVPGSGKTTTAFNLLTQLWSHGIPFLVFEPAKTEYRSLLAINPNLNKFTRADIEFLKSLKILTQELRVYTLGNDLISPFRFNPFEVSQGVPFYEHISNLEASFRGALPLSGPLPALLSEALEEIYYDREWTGSEEGTPENLQIPTMRDLYEKITALFETKDYAGEVKSNLKTALEVRIGSLLKRGVGAMLNTQRSSPTIADLLKYPTILELDYLNQDQANLMTFLLLTKIREYIKRQRTEKAGNPEHILLLEEAHNLVGRNLGTSSGEDANTKQEAANYVTRMLAEMRALRESIIIADQLPTGVSAEVVKNTNVKIAHRLVSADDRKDIGQAMLLDQSQMEEIARLQPGESFLYMEGWYRPHPVKIPYENSAKEKLGVESSITNDKIKDVIKSRLWYIQGQETLLSTALQEYQRLYKEHNQSLTDIREELNQVSQGCTELQVLLSNIKQEIFHRLAGELRFDLNPIPDELSLQIDRRIDANNIRSLKYLQLAANLTLTDLVELQSLVNLKLGIFDEFYQKVLDTNNCIRRIHYQQLWQKLSRQIKTTQQQIINLAQVLDRESQVADIQKLKDNLDYEQRRITDVEESSLKETLKRLQNEKQELQEKLTEVLSLAIQQAKINKVKNDLQIGVK, encoded by the coding sequence ATGTTCCCCCTTATATTCCAAATACCCCAACTCCCAGACCTAAAATCACAAAAATACACCTCCCAATACGGCCAAGGAGTACGTCAAAAAGTCCTTAGCAGTCAAAAAGACTTCTTACTTCTCCTCAGCGATATTGGTAAAGTGTATAACCTCACCTTTTCCATACGCTATCGCTATACACCTGGTTTACCCTTCGATAAACGACTGGGTATTTATTTAGTCGTCAGTCAATCACAACCTATTTCACCTGATATAGAAACTCAAATAGGTGAAGATATTAAAAAAATTGTCACCGATGGATTTCTCAACCAATTTTATAAAATTCAACAACAAACAGAAGTTCCCCAAATTCAAAATCTCAATTGGGTAGACTGTATTGGTGAAGCAATAAAACACGAAGAAATTATCAGCACTCGTCCCAAAGATTCCTTAGCATCACTAAATACAAAAGGACTACCAAATTATTATGTACCATTGCAACTAGAAGCAGATGAAGCTAACGATATGTTAGTAGTCTGTCAAGTAATTTCTCGCTTCAACAGTCCTCTAATGCTAGAGATTACTTTTCAACCCGATACTACTACATTACAAGAAAAATCGAATTGGATAAACGCCCTAGACCAAATGTTATCCCAACTGCGACAAGCTAGTAGTGGTTCTAGTTTAAGTTCTGCTAAAGAAGGAGACAGAAACGCACAATTAGTTTCTCGTCTTTATGAAAAATATCAATCTTCCTACTTGACAGAAAGTTTATTTCGTTATAGCTTCAAAGTTTTGGGAAAAAACGAGTTAGCAGTTCGCAGCGTTTTAGGAACATTATTATTAAGTGGAACGAAAAAAAGCCGTTACCGCACAGTAATTCTCACTCCTAATCATCCCACATTTGCCACCAGTCTCACAGCTACCCAATTAGGAAAACTTTCCACCGCTACCCACTGGGAAGAATGGGATAAAGGATTAGGAGAAGCAGAATTTGGAGGTGATTCTATCACAGGTAAAGGTAGTGTGCGCGTCTTAGATTTAAAACCTTTACACCGCTACGCAACACTCAATGAAATTAGTGGTTTATTTCGCATAGTTGTACCCAGTGATGCACCTGTAGCGGGAATTAGTCAAGAAAATGATATTACCAGTTTAGATAAAGATAAACAATGGATTGATTTTGGTGGTTATGAAATTAACCGAGGTGAAGAAAACAAAATTCAAATAGAATTAAAACAACTGAATAAACACGCTTTTATTTGTGGTGTTCCGGGAAGTGGAAAAACCACCACAGCTTTTAATTTACTAACTCAGTTGTGGAGTCATGGAATCCCATTTTTAGTATTTGAACCTGCGAAAACTGAATATCGTTCACTTTTAGCTATCAATCCTAATCTAAATAAATTTACTCGCGCTGATATAGAATTTCTCAAATCTTTAAAAATCCTCACCCAAGAATTACGAGTTTACACTTTAGGAAATGATTTAATTTCTCCTTTTCGATTTAATCCCTTTGAAGTTTCCCAAGGTGTTCCTTTTTATGAACATATTTCTAATTTAGAAGCATCTTTTCGGGGTGCGTTACCTCTTTCTGGTCCCTTACCCGCTTTGCTTTCCGAAGCATTGGAAGAAATATATTATGATCGGGAATGGACAGGAAGCGAAGAGGGAACACCAGAAAATTTACAAATTCCCACCATGCGGGATTTATATGAAAAAATCACCGCTTTATTTGAAACCAAAGATTATGCAGGTGAGGTAAAATCTAACCTAAAAACAGCTTTAGAAGTGAGAATTGGGAGTTTATTAAAACGTGGTGTAGGTGCGATGTTAAATACTCAACGCAGTAGTCCCACAATTGCTGATTTATTGAAATATCCCACAATTTTAGAATTAGATTATTTGAACCAAGACCAAGCAAATTTAATGACCTTCTTGTTATTAACAAAAATTCGAGAATATATCAAACGTCAACGTACAGAAAAAGCCGGAAATCCTGAACATATTTTATTATTAGAAGAAGCACATAATTTAGTTGGGAGAAATTTAGGGACTTCCTCTGGTGAAGATGCAAATACTAAACAAGAAGCCGCAAATTATGTCACCAGAATGTTAGCAGAAATGCGAGCATTAAGAGAATCTATTATTATTGCTGACCAATTACCCACAGGAGTATCAGCAGAAGTTGTCAAAAATACAAACGTAAAAATTGCCCATCGTTTGGTGTCAGCAGATGATAGAAAAGATATCGGTCAAGCGATGCTTTTAGACCAATCACAAATGGAAGAAATTGCCCGTTTACAACCTGGTGAATCTTTCTTATATATGGAAGGTTGGTATCGTCCCCACCCGGTAAAAATTCCCTATGAAAATAGTGCTAAGGAAAAGTTAGGGGTAGAAAGTTCAATTACAAATGATAAAATTAAAGATGTGATTAAATCCCGTCTTTGGTATATTCAAGGTCAGGAAACTTTACTATCCACTGCTTTACAAGAATATCAACGTTTGTATAAAGAACACAATCAAAGTTTAACTGATATTCGGGAGGAGTTAAATCAGGTTTCTCAAGGTTGTACAGAATTACAAGTTTTATTATCAAATATCAAACAAGAAATTTTTCATCGTTTAGCTGGAGAATTACGTTTTGATTTAAACCCTATTCCTGATGAATTATCACTGCAAATAGATAGACGAATTGATGCTAATAATATTCGCAGTTTGAAGTATTTACAACTTGCTGCTAATTTAACTTTAACGGATTTGGTAGAATTACAATCTTTGGTAAATCTTAAATTGGGAATATTTGACGAATTTTATCAAAAGGTATTGGATACAAATAACTGTATTCGTCGTATTCATTATCAGCAACTTTGGCAAAAACTATCTCGTCAGATAAAAACTACTCAACAACAGATAATCAATTTAGCGCAGGTTTTAGATAGAGAATCACAGGTCGCGGATATTCAAAAATTAAAAGATAATCTTGATTATGAACAAAGACGTATTACCGATGTTGAGGAATCATCTTTAAAAGAAACTTTAAAACGTCTGCAAAATGAAAAACAAGAATTGCAAGAAAAATTAACGGAGGTTTTGAGTTTAGCTATTCAGCAAGCGAAGATTAATAAAGTTAAAAATGATTTACAAATAGGAGTAAAATAA
- a CDS encoding cell division protein FtsQ/DivIB, with product MAGIVSVSRKDLAQRRKKLRRQQQKKIIQTIWRTLAASGLAGGLLWVTLQPMWVLKAPAQIVMTSGNQLLSEQTIQSLLVLSYPQSLWRIEPSVIAETLEQQPAIAQATVSRRLFPPGLMIKIQERFPVAMTHTPAGQSTTSCNTQPQSSENFVKQPTPSCPQNSVAQSKQGDVSLLDASGALIPLEKYTALNPTGKLPSLKVIGLPEQYRPYWTQLYQAISQSSVKVMEIDCQDPTNLILKTELGTVHFGVPTAQLPEKIQVLVQMRHLPAKFKSRQLAYIDIKNPDSPLVQVNQNQKINSPDP from the coding sequence ATGGCCGGTATAGTATCAGTTTCCCGTAAGGATTTAGCCCAACGCCGTAAAAAATTACGTCGGCAGCAGCAAAAGAAAATTATCCAGACTATTTGGCGGACATTGGCCGCTAGTGGTCTGGCAGGTGGATTACTCTGGGTAACACTCCAACCAATGTGGGTGCTAAAGGCTCCTGCACAAATAGTTATGACATCAGGTAACCAATTATTATCCGAGCAAACTATTCAGTCGCTTTTGGTGCTGTCCTATCCCCAATCTTTATGGCGGATTGAACCTTCTGTAATTGCTGAAACTTTAGAGCAACAACCAGCTATTGCACAAGCAACTGTCAGCCGTCGTCTGTTTCCTCCTGGGTTAATGATCAAAATTCAGGAAAGATTCCCTGTGGCAATGACTCACACTCCAGCAGGGCAAAGCACAACCAGTTGTAATACTCAGCCTCAATCTTCGGAAAACTTTGTCAAACAACCAACACCTTCCTGTCCGCAAAATAGTGTTGCTCAGAGCAAACAGGGTGATGTAAGTTTACTGGATGCCAGTGGAGCTTTGATTCCTCTAGAAAAATACACTGCACTTAACCCCACTGGTAAATTACCTAGTCTGAAAGTTATCGGTTTACCAGAACAATATCGCCCCTACTGGACTCAACTTTATCAAGCTATCAGTCAGAGTTCTGTGAAAGTGATGGAAATTGATTGCCAAGATCCCACAAATTTGATTTTGAAAACAGAACTGGGAACTGTACATTTTGGTGTTCCTACTGCCCAATTACCTGAAAAAATCCAGGTACTTGTGCAAATGCGGCATTTACCAGCAAAATTTAAGTCCAGACAATTAGCCTATATCGATATCAAAAATCCTGACTCGCCTTTAGTACAAGTGAACCAAAATCAGAAGATTAACTCCCCAGATCCTTAA
- a CDS encoding FKBP-type peptidyl-prolyl cis-trans isomerase produces the protein MLNLLSISQPTTTVTQENNTPIKSNTTSQANVVTTPSGLQYVELVEGTGKTPKSGQTVEVHYVGILEDGTKFDSSRDRNQTFKFKIGTGQVIKGWDEGVITMKVGGRRQLIIPSELGYGARGSGGVIPPNSTLIFDVELISVQ, from the coding sequence ATATTAAATTTATTATCAATTTCACAACCAACCACCACTGTTACTCAAGAAAACAATACGCCAATAAAGAGCAATACTACGTCTCAAGCCAATGTTGTTACTACTCCCTCTGGATTACAATATGTGGAACTAGTAGAGGGAACAGGTAAAACTCCCAAATCTGGACAAACCGTTGAAGTTCACTACGTCGGTATTTTAGAAGATGGGACTAAATTTGATAGTTCACGCGATCGCAATCAAACCTTCAAGTTTAAAATTGGCACAGGACAAGTAATTAAAGGTTGGGACGAAGGAGTAATCACCATGAAAGTAGGTGGCCGTCGTCAACTAATTATTCCCTCAGAATTAGGTTATGGTGCGCGTGGTTCTGGTGGCGTTATTCCTCCCAACTCTACTTTAATTTTTGACGTAGAACTGATCAGCGTTCAATAG